The window AAAGGCGTCGATGTCCTGGCGGCCATTGGGCAGGCCGAGTTGCTTGAACAGTGCGCCGAGCGTGTGGGGGCTGGTATCCATGGGGACCTCCGGTGAACCCGATGAGAACAGGGGACGCGTCCGTGGACGCGGGTGGCTGCAACAACTATAGGTGCATCTGCCCGATACCAGCGGGTGATCGGCCCGCGCGCACGGAGAATAGATAGCCAGCTTTCAATTTCCCTGGCGCCGCGTAATGATGGGCGCAGCCCTCCCACCGCCAGGCCTGTCCATGAGCTCTCCCGAGCAGCGAACTGCCTCCGTCACCCTGCAGATACTCGCGACCGTTTCCTTCACGCTGATCCTTTACCTCAGTATCGGCCTGCTGCTGCCGGTGCTGCCGGGGTTCGTCCATGAGGGGTTGGGCTATGACACGGTCACCGCCGGCGTGGTGATCAGCCTGCAGTACCTCGCCACCCTGGTCTCGCGCCCCCTGGCCGGCTACCTGACCGACACCCATGGCGCCAAGCGCGCGGTGCTCTACGGATTGGGCGTACTCGGTGCCGGCGGGCTGCTGGTGCTGCTCTCCACCAGCCTGGAGAGCGTGCGTTGGCTGAGTCTGATACTGCTGTTGGCCAGTCGCCTGTTGTTCGGCCTGGCGCAAGGGCTGCTGGGCATCGGCACCGCCAGCTGGGGCATTGCCCTGGTCGGCACGCAGAACACCGCCAAGGTGATCTCCTGGAACGGCATCGTCAGCTACGGCGGCATCGCCATCGGCGCGCCGCTGGGCGTCACCCTGTCCGCTTCGCTGGGATTGTGGAGCCTGGGCGCGAGCATCCTGCTGTGCACCGCCCTGGGCCTGCTCGCCGCCCGTGGCCGGCAGGCCGTGCCGATCATCGCCGGTACGCGCATGGCCTTCCATGCCGTGCTCGGCCGCGTGCTGCCCTATGGGATGTGCGTGATGCTCGGTTCCATCGGCTTCGGCACCCTCGCCACTTTCATCACCCTGTATTACGGCAGCCAGGGCTGGGCCAATCCAGCCTGGTGCCTGACGGCGTTCGGCGTCTGCTTCATCGGCGCGCGGCTGTTGTTCTCGGGGACGGTCAATCGCTTCGGCGGCTTCGTGGTCGCGGTGGTCTGCCTGGCGGTGGAAGCCTGCGGCCTGCTGCTGCTCTGGCAGGCGCCAGGACCGGGCTTCGCCCTGTTGGGCGCGGCCCTCACCGGTTGCGGCCTGTCGCTGGTCTACCCGTCGCTGGGCGTGGAGGCAGTGCTGCGCATTCCGGCCAGCAGCCGCAGTGCGGGGCTGGGGGCCTATGCGTTGTTCTTCGACCTGGCGATGGGCGTGGCCGGTCCGCTGATGGGGCTGATCGCCGTCCACCACGGCTATGCGTCGACCTTCCTCGCCGCCGCCGGCCTTGCCGCCTGCGGCTTCTTCATCTGCCTCGGCCTGTTGCGCTGGACGCGGCAGCGCCATGAGGAACTGCCGCAGGACTGATCACACCGGCGGGAACGCCTTGAAGGCTTCCAGCGACTCGGCATGCAGCGTCCAGTCGTGCAGGGCGGGGTAGGTATCCGCCGGCATGTACTGGACGTGCAGCAACTGGATGAAGGTCCAGGCCACGGCGATGCTCAGGCCGGCCTGATCGAGACGCCCGTCGCGCGGCAACGGGTGCTCCGTGAGTTCGCGCTCCAGGGCGGCACAGGCAGCGTGCAACTGTTCCTCGACGCGCCCTTGCCACGGCATGTGCTGCTTGTCCTCCGGGCGTTGCTGCTCGTAGTAACGCTGCACGGCCTTTTCCATTGCCGCCAGCGCCAATCCCAGCAGGCGGGTGGCGCGCACTCGTGCGGTGGATTCGCCGGGCATCAGGCTGCGTCCGGCTTCATGCTCGATCAGGTCGATGATCAGGGTGGAATCCATCAGCACCTGGCCGTCATCGAGGATCAGCGTCGGCGCCTTCACCACCGGGTTGATCCCGCGAAACTCCTCGTAAGTGC of the Pseudomonas sp. PSE14 genome contains:
- a CDS encoding glutathione S-transferase yields the protein MQLIGMLDSPYVRRVAITLRLLDIEFQHRPLSVFSTYEEFRGINPVVKAPTLILDDGQVLMDSTLIIDLIEHEAGRSLMPGESTARVRATRLLGLALAAMEKAVQRYYEQQRPEDKQHMPWQGRVEEQLHAACAALERELTEHPLPRDGRLDQAGLSIAVAWTFIQLLHVQYMPADTYPALHDWTLHAESLEAFKAFPPV
- a CDS encoding MFS transporter produces the protein MSSPEQRTASVTLQILATVSFTLILYLSIGLLLPVLPGFVHEGLGYDTVTAGVVISLQYLATLVSRPLAGYLTDTHGAKRAVLYGLGVLGAGGLLVLLSTSLESVRWLSLILLLASRLLFGLAQGLLGIGTASWGIALVGTQNTAKVISWNGIVSYGGIAIGAPLGVTLSASLGLWSLGASILLCTALGLLAARGRQAVPIIAGTRMAFHAVLGRVLPYGMCVMLGSIGFGTLATFITLYYGSQGWANPAWCLTAFGVCFIGARLLFSGTVNRFGGFVVAVVCLAVEACGLLLLWQAPGPGFALLGAALTGCGLSLVYPSLGVEAVLRIPASSRSAGLGAYALFFDLAMGVAGPLMGLIAVHHGYASTFLAAAGLAACGFFICLGLLRWTRQRHEELPQD